The genomic region ACTCTTAAGGTCTTGGTACGTATCAGATATCGTCAACCCCTACAAGAGGCCACTTTATATAAAATCGATGGCGGAATGTATATCGATTTTGAGCAAAAACAATCTGCTATAACAGAGGGCCAGTTTGCGGCTTGGTACATAGGTGATGAGCTTATCGGTTCCGGGGTTATTTCATAACATACATGATTTGAAAAAAATTGGTTTCAATGGTTTGTATATCCTTCCACAGATCAAAAAAACTGTATTTTAGATTGTAAACACGGGCACTATGGAAAACAGAGTTACGAAACTCTTTAAAATTGCTTACCCAATCGTGCAGGGTGGTATGGTGTGGGCCAGTGGTTGGCGTTTGGCATCCGCTGTTTCCAATGCCGGGGGACTGGGGCTTATTGGGGCGGGATCAATGTATCCCGAGGTACTTCGGGAACATATTCAAAAGTGTAAAAGGGTAACCGATAAACCTTTTGGGGTCAATATTCCCATGCTGTATCCAGAAATAGATAAGTTAATGGAAATCGTTGTAGCATCAGGTGTAAAAATTGTTTTTACCTCGGCAGGTAATCCTAAAACTTGGACAGCCTACCTAAAAGAAAATGGATTGACCGTTGTTCATGTGGTCAGTAGTTTAAAATTCGCTTTAAAAGCGCAAGATGCCGGTGTTGACGCCATCGTTGCTGAAGGTTTTGAAGCTGGCGGGCACAATGGTAGGGACGAAACTACAACATTGGCTTTGATACCCATGGTAAAGGAAAAAATAGATATACCTTTGATAGCTGCCGGTGGCATCGCTACCGGTAACGCCATGCTGGCGGTCATGGTTCTTGGTGCCGACGGCGTACAAGTGGGCAGTAGGTTCGTTGCTACCCCTGAAGCTTCATCACATGATTTGTTCAAACAAAAAGTTGTGCAGGCCGGAGAAGGGGAAACCCAACTTACATTAAAAGAGCTTGCACCGGTTCGGCTTCTAAAGAATAAATTTTATGATGCCGTTCAACAGGCATATGACAATGGTGCCGATAAAGAGCAATTGAAAAAGTTGTTAGGGCGTGCCAGGGCCAAACGGGGCATGTTCGAAGGTGATATGGACGAGGGGGAATTGGAAATCGGACAGGTTTCTGCGTTGATCCATGATATTAAACCCGCTGCAAAAGTCGTTGAGGATATGATGAACGAGTTTAAAAAGGCGAAAAATGATGTTGCCCGATTTTGAACACTTAACAATATTAAAAAAACAAGACAAATGAATAGGTTTACCATAACATTTTTAAGCATATTATTTTCGTTTAACGCCCAAGCACAAGAAAAAAATCCCTTAGAGGGTAGGTGGAACCTCACGATACAACAAGAAGGCAGGCAAATACCCTCTTGGCTTGAGATATCCCACTCCGGTCATGCTACCTTGGTCGGTAGATTTGTGTATGAATTCGGGAGCGCTAGGCCCATATCGGAAATAAAACGTTCAGGGGACACTTTCACTTTTACGATTCCGAGACAATGGGAACCTGAAGGGGTTGATATGCAATTTACCGGAAAACTGAAAGAGAATGTGCTAAACGGTACAATGATGTATACTGATGGGAATACATATGACTGGACCGCAGTACCCGCCCCAAAACTGGAACATACCACGTCACCCGAATGGGGAAAGACCAAATCGCTTTTTAACGGTAAAAATCTCGATGGCTGGAAAGCTACCGGTAAGAATCAATGGGAGGTTGTTTCCGGAACACTAACGAGTCCTAAACCAGGTTCTAATTTGGTATCTGAAGAAACGTTTACAGATTTTAAACTTCATGTGGAGTTTAAATATCCAGAAGGTAGCAATAGCGGCATTTATCTAAGGGGGCGTTACGAAGTGCAAATAGCGGACAATGTAGGTCTTGAACCTTCCTCGATTTATTTTGGAGGTATCTACGGGTTTTTAACACCCAACCAAATGATGGCCAAACCGGCAGGGGAATGGCAAACCTACGATATAACTTTAATTGGGAGACGGGTAACCATAGTGGCCAATGGCAATACTATTATATGCGAACAAAATATTCCCGGTATGACCGGTGGCGCATTGGATAATGATGAAGCAGCTGCCGGCCCAATTATGCTGCAGGGAGACCATGGCCCCATTACCTTTAGAAAAATTGAGATTACGCCCGTTAAATAGTATTAAAAATCTTTTTGAACTTTATGGGAAGCTCTTTTTTGATTTTTACATTCTCTTTTGAGAATGGGTGTGTAAATTCTACTGAAAAGGCATGCAAGTAAAGACCTTTTCCTTTTAATATTAAGCCTGCTTTGCCATAATCCGCATCTCCTAAAATAGGATTTCCGATATGGGCCATGTGTTTTCTTAGTTGATGTCTTCTTCCTGTTTTTGGGGATAATTTGACCAAGTTTAAAAGACCAAACCTATCAGAAAGCACACTTTTTATGATTTTAAAATGTGATAAGGCTTCTTTACCGTCAATGGGTACATTTATGAACCCTTCTTTTTTCATCTCCCCAATGGCAACGGCGTAATATGTTTTGTCGATTTCTTTCTTTTCAAAAAGCCGATTCAGTTCCAAAATACCGGAACGGGTTTTCCCTACCAATAAAACACCAGTGGTAGGATAGTCCAGCCGATGAACCGGGCGGGGTTTTGTGGCATCGGTCATTAGGCTATGGGCAATATTCTGTTCCAAGGCGTTGCCTACAGTCTTGAAACTGTTACCACTTACCAGTAAGCCTGCTGGCTTATGAATGGCCGCAAGATATTCGTCCTCGAACAAAACTTCCAACTTTTTTTGGAACACCCTGCCGGTTTTGGCTTTTGTATCCTCATGTAACGTGATGGTTTCTGAGCCTTTGATGGGAGTTGCCGTAGAAGCCAGCTTACCATCAACAAAAACCAAATGCTTTTTAATAGCTTTTTTTAAGGCCGATTTTGTAACAATACCCGTAAAAATACCAATGGCATACTCTTGTAACCGTATCGTCTTCCTTTGTTTTGGTACTATATGGTTCTGTATAGGAATCTTGAATGTATTTTTAGATTTGACATAAGTCTTTTTAATGATATGCAAAAAAGGTCTTCCCGATGAATATCAAGGTGATGAAAAATTATACTATCCATCAGTTTTCCCCGTAAACACATTCACTTTAGGATTTATGGGGTTGCCCGAAGCTCTTCTATTAGCGACTACCTGGCCTACATGGTAGATAGCATCTGATAATTGACCGTTTATGAAGTTCCAAAAAGGAAAACTGGTTTGTTTGCGCTCTCTTTCAAAAACAACCATTAACTCATTAATTTCATCATTGTGTTTTCCATAAAAAAGATGGGCGGCTTCTTGTAGATTCACCAAAGTTTTCTCACGTAAATCATTAAATGAAAGCTCGGCAATTTCGTAAGGTCTAATGTTGGGCTTGTTTTTGGAAACGTTCAATATAGATTCGGATAATCCAAAGATATGTATCAGAGTCTTCTTAGTGGAACGAGAGTCTGCCGACACCTTAAAATCAAGGTCTTTCTCCGTAAGCCCTTCTGTTGCCCAATAATAACGATAGCCCAAACCTTCAATAAATCTAGCGATTACATTACCGGTGTTATATTCTTCTTGGGCTTTTGGGATTTCAGCGAAGGGTAGCTTCATATTGTCCTGTTCTTGGGCTTTGGTATAAAAAGTTGTAATTAATATAAATAGAAAACTTAGTTTTTTCATCGTACTTTTATTTTACCTGTAAATTGTAGTTATCATAACAGGCCACGTGCCTTGATTTCCAAATATTTATTAATGGTATTTACGGTCAGGTTATCGGGTTTGGTCAGTATGGTTTGTATGCCGTATTTACGAAGCTCATTTACGATCAGTTTTTTCTCGTAAATGAATTTTTCGGCTATGGTCTGTTCAAAAATCTGTTGAGTGGTCTTTGCCCTTTCCTTACTGAACTCGGTTAATTCGGTGTTTTCAAAAAAGATAACGACCAATAAATGTAGTTTGGAAATTGCCTGTAAATAAGGGAGTTGCCTATGCAATGCATCCAAAGTTTCAAAATTGGTATAGAGTAGGAGTAGGCTACGATGGTTCAAGTTTCGCTTAACATCAACGTAAAGTCGACTAAAATCACTTTCCACAAAGTTGGTATTTAGATTGTACAGTGTTTCAAGAATAAGATTCATTTGGGAACTGCGACGCTCGGCTACCACCCGATTTTCGATTTTGTTGCTAAAGGCGAACATACCGGCTTTGTCCTGTTTTTTTAAAGCGATATTGCTTATGACCAGTGTAGCGTTAATGGCATAGTCCAAAAGGCTGAGCTCGGAAAAGGGCATTTTCATGACCCTGCCCTTGTCTATCACTGAATATACAGGTTGCGATTTTTCATCTTGGTATTGGTTGACCATCAATTGGTTCTTTTTTGCGGTAGCTTTCCAATTAATATTACGTATATCGTCTCCTTGTACATATTCCTTAATCTGCTCAAACTCCATGGTATGGCCAATACGACGTATCTTTTTAAGGCCATATTCGAATAAACGATTGGTAAAGGCCATTAAATCATATTTTCGCATTTGCAGGAATGATGGGTAAACCGGTACTTCCTGTGCCTTGTTGAACGTGTACTTTCGTGTTAGCAATCCAATTGGAGAGCCTGCGAAAACGTTAAGATTGCCAAAGGAGTACACACCCCGTTCAACGGGCCTGAGCTCGTAATCAAAGAACTTATTTTCTCCCGGATGTATTTTGGTGGATATTCCAAAATCCCTTTTTTGGAATTGATGTGGAATCTCATCAATAATCTTTAGGTTCGCTTTAAAAAGGTATGAGTTTATGATACGGATGCGAATAGGGTTGTCATCACCGTTGGAAAATTTATCCGGTAATATGCGTTCCCCTGAAATTTTTCCTTTTGAACCAAAGACCATAATGCTATCTACAACCAACGCTATTAAAAACAAATAGAAGAATAGTTTAAGAACACCATACATATCTGTGTAGATGAATGATATGATAAAACCCAGTATCAAAGCCGTAAGTATGGCAAAAAACCGTTTTTCCAGATATATGTTCCTAATTAGTTTTTTCATTTGCTTGACTATCAATAATCGAATAGACGCTTGTGCCAAATGCTACATTGGGCTTTTATTATGGTTCTACATTTTTTGTTGGCCATTATCGCGGCACTTCAATGCTATCCACGATTTGCTGTACTACCTTTTCGGCGGTAAAGCCCTCCATTTCTCGCTCAGGGGTCAAAATGATACGATGCGCCATAATAGGGCCTGCCACATGCTTAATGTCATCTGGGGTAACAAAATCGCGGCCGTTGATCGCTGCCAAAGCCTTGGACGCATCCATTATAGCGATTGAGGCCCTAGGGGATGCACCCAGATATAAATTGGCATTGGTTCTTGTGCTGTTGACTATAGACGCGATGTATTTGAGCAAATTGTCCTCTATTATAATTTCTTTGATGGTATCTTGATACTCTGCGATTTGCTCTGCGCTCAGGACCGAAACGATCATACTTTCTACATCCATGTTTTTTTGCCGATGCTTACTTTCCAGTATTTGAACCTCTTCTTCAAGCGATGGGTATTGTACATTTATCTTAAACAGAAAACGGTCAAGTTGTGCTTCCGGAAGGCGATACGTACCTTCTTGTTCTACGGGGTTTTGGGTGGCAAACACCAAAAACGGAGGTTCCATCTCATATTCCATATTGTCAATGGTTATCTGTCGCTCTGCCATTGCCTCAAAAAGTGCTGCCTGTGTTTTTGCCGGGGCCCTGTTTATTTCATCAATTAAAATAATATTGGAGAAAATCGGGCCTTTTTTGAACTCGAATTCCGAATTTTTCACATTAAAGATCGAGGTTCCCAAAATGTCGCTCGGCATTAGGTCGGGCGTAAATTGAATACGGTTAAAATCTACGTTCATGGTCTTGGCCAGTAGTTTGGCCGTAACGGTCTTAGCCACTCCGGGAACACCTTCTATCAAAGAATGCCCATTGGCCAAAATAGAAATCATCAACAGCTCTATCATATCCTGTTGCCCGATAATTACTTTGCCCAATTCGGATTTTACAAGGGTTACGGCTTCCCGAAGTTTACTTAAATCTATCCTATTGCTAAACTCCAAAGGATTGTTTTCGGGTGCTTTGGGTTGTTGCTGTTCTTGGTTTTGATCTTCCATATGTTACTGCTTGAATGCTGTTATTTTTTTATTGAGTTCAATTAAATCTTGCTCCGTATGTTGTTTTTTGTCCTTTAGATAAAGAATCATGTCCAACAGTTCCTTGGTTTCGGTAATCGATTTACCCGATTTTGATGCCAAATCCTGTGCGGTCTTATCGTTTATGGTATTTGTGTCCAAATAGTACCGACTACGTACAAACTCCAGGAAATAATTCAGTTTTTTGAAAATTAAATTTGAGAAGTCTTTGTTTTGGTGGTACAAGCTCCCAACGGTCTTTGCAAATTCCACCGAAGAATTTTCCAAGGGTTCTATGACCGGAATGATACGTTGTTCCCGCTTTGCCTTAAAGATCACAAAAATAACAAGCCCTACAATGGTAAGGTAGTATGCCCATTTTAACGAAGCTTGTGTCAAGACAAAACGCATTGGGGAATCTATGACGATTCTACCCGATTTTTTATAATTGTCCCAAAAGAGGGGGCGGTCCCTTAAATATGAAAACGTATGGGACACATAATCTTTTTGTCCTTTAAGTAAATAGTAGTTGGTATAGGCTATCGGCAGGGTATTTAAATAAAAATTTCCATCGCCAAATTTAACTTGAATAAAATTGGCTTCTTTTCTACTTTGCCCTTTTGGACCGCTAATCAAATTTTTATCTTCTTTGAAGGCGATATGCCCCAGAATGGTGGTTTGGGTCGTGTCAATGCGTGAAAAATAACTTTCGTTTTGTCCTTTGGTATAATAAAACCTCTCTTGGCTGAATTTTTTGTTCGTAAGGCTTACGGTGACCGAATCTTCCTTTATACCGTAATATGAGTTTACGTTAACGTTCAAGGTATCCGACAAGGTATAGCTAAAATAGGTCGAGGCGATAAAAACATCGTTCCCTTTGTCCACATAATCCAACAATTTATGGGTCTCTTGCTCATCCATATTAATGGTATTGTTAATGAGCATTAAATTTGTGGTTTTTTTAGTGTCTCTTTGGGAAAGCACTTCATATATAGTTTCGTCAATTTTACTTATGTCGGTATCGGGGAAAAGTTGACCCAGTTCTGAATATAAAATAAAACAACCAAAGGGGATTTTATCCGATGCCGTGTATGACGGTTTCCAGTTCAAGGGTTTGGGCCGCACGATTTCAGTGATGATAATGCCAAGGAGCACCACAACAAACAAACCGATCACTATTTTAGACCTTCTATCCAAATTATTGGGGTATTACGGTTTTAAGTGCCGTAAACTTTATATCTGCGGCGTTATATTTTGTTTCATCCAACTCTTGTTCTCCGTACCATATGTAATCGTATAGGTAAGATACATCTGTAAAAAGCGATCGTATTTTGGGCGTTTGTATCTCTCTTTGGTAATCTAAATTGGTTTTTTCATAATGCCAATCGATTATATTTTTTTGGGATAATAATTTTAAGGTTTTCAAATATTGAAAACGGATGGCCAATCGGTAATCTTTTTGAACCAATGCCGATTGCAATAGGGCGTCCAAGTCTAAATTTTCTATATGCTCTTCGGATAGGTTGATGTCCAATAGCGTAGTGGCCTTTTTTGAAAAAATGGACGAGAATTTTTCCCCTATAAAAAATTTGACCAAAAGGTAAATGACCAAAGCGGCCATTAGTATATAGATCAAATATTCCAATAACCGAAACGCCTCGGGCGGCAGGTCTATGCCAAAGGTGTTCTTGAGCAAATCAAAGAACCAGTTAATGGCACGTGCCAAAAGGTTTTGAGCCTCGCCCTCATTAACATCATAGTTGAATTCTTCCCCGTTATACGTTTCGTTGAGTTCACTCAACGACCGGGATGTCAGCACCTGTTCCTTGTCGACTTTAAGAACTATCGAATCCCCTTCCCGTTGACAAAAGACAAGGGAAGTATATAAACTGAACAATACGAGGGATAAAATTTTACTCACTGCTCAAAAGTTCCTATTTGGTCAATTTTACTACGGGTGTTTATGTTATAAGCCTTTTCGTGTAGTGCATAGTATAAAATTCCGTTCACGAACTGTGAAAGGCATTGGGCATAAGCACCTAAAATAAGAAAAACACAGGTGCCCAACGTATATATTATGGTAGGAACCACCGATTCGCTGACGGCAACATTATTTTCGACTACATGAAAGGTGTAGATGCCAATTAAAATTCCCGGTATGGTAAGTACTATCAGCATAAGGATACCATTTAAAAGACCTAGTATAAAATTTACCCCGACCGATTTCCAAAAGTTTTTGGTCACTAAGTTCCAACCTTCGCCCATAGCATCGGTAACCCCTTTTTTTTCTTGTATCATACAAATGAACGATACACCTGCCCAAGCCGCTAAAAAATAAGTGATAATGTATTGGGCAAACATTCCTATCAAGGGTATAAAAGCCAATATTACCGACAATATCATCAGCCCTATGTACAATAAAATCAAGAGCAAAATAAAAACAATGGTATTTCCTAAGTTTTCCTTAACTAAAGCCCAAACGTCTGTTTTCTCAAAACCTTGCCCTTTTCTTTCCTCATAGCGTACCATGTAAGAACTGCTTAAGCTAAAATTAAAGACAGCAACGATAATAAACGTGAAAAACAGTAATAAACCACCGGCAGCAATATAAACCCAGTAAGTTTCGTCGCTACTTCCGGTTCCGGTAAAAAAAGAATTGTTCTCATCGGTTATCAAACCAATAAACCCGGAGACCAAAAGATAACTTATGATTAAAAAAACAACCAAAAAGATACCGTTATAGCTCAGAAATATATTGGTGAACTTTTTGATATTGATTTTAAAAAATTCGAAATATGTGGTTATGATATCACCAAAATCCCGATTTACCTTAAGTTCTATGTAATTGTTTTTGGGAGTATTTTGCATCAATTTTATTTAAAGTGATTGGGTACAGGATATAATAAAATACAATCAAGGCCAATGAAGTACCAATGATAAGAAAAGCCAACCAGTTGGGCATCCCTGAATACCGGGTTATAAAGCCTTCGATGAACCCAGCAATGATAAAAAAGGGTATGGTGCTCACCACGACTTTAAGACCGTCTTTGGCCCCTTTCATAAAGGAAACCCTTCGCGAAAATGTTTTGGGAAACAAAATACTGTTCCCCATGATCAGCCCAGCACAACCTGCAATGATAATCACAGAAATCTCAATAGTACCGTGCAACCAAATTTGCTTGTTCGCTTCAAAAAAGACCCCTTTTGTATAAAAAAACGTTACGAAGGCACCCAACATTACGCCATTGCTAAAAAGTATGTAAGCTGTTCCCAAACTGGTAATGACCCCAAAGGCAAATGCTAAAAACGCGACCCTGATATTGTTTATGGTTATTCCCAAAAAAGTGCCAATTTCGCTACCGCCCTT from Costertonia aggregata harbors:
- a CDS encoding NAD(P)H-dependent flavin oxidoreductase, giving the protein MENRVTKLFKIAYPIVQGGMVWASGWRLASAVSNAGGLGLIGAGSMYPEVLREHIQKCKRVTDKPFGVNIPMLYPEIDKLMEIVVASGVKIVFTSAGNPKTWTAYLKENGLTVVHVVSSLKFALKAQDAGVDAIVAEGFEAGGHNGRDETTTLALIPMVKEKIDIPLIAAGGIATGNAMLAVMVLGADGVQVGSRFVATPEASSHDLFKQKVVQAGEGETQLTLKELAPVRLLKNKFYDAVQQAYDNGADKEQLKKLLGRARAKRGMFEGDMDEGELEIGQVSALIHDIKPAAKVVEDMMNEFKKAKNDVARF
- a CDS encoding 3-keto-disaccharide hydrolase, coding for MNRFTITFLSILFSFNAQAQEKNPLEGRWNLTIQQEGRQIPSWLEISHSGHATLVGRFVYEFGSARPISEIKRSGDTFTFTIPRQWEPEGVDMQFTGKLKENVLNGTMMYTDGNTYDWTAVPAPKLEHTTSPEWGKTKSLFNGKNLDGWKATGKNQWEVVSGTLTSPKPGSNLVSEETFTDFKLHVEFKYPEGSNSGIYLRGRYEVQIADNVGLEPSSIYFGGIYGFLTPNQMMAKPAGEWQTYDITLIGRRVTIVANGNTIICEQNIPGMTGGALDNDEAAAGPIMLQGDHGPITFRKIEITPVK
- a CDS encoding RluA family pseudouridine synthase produces the protein MHIIKKTYVKSKNTFKIPIQNHIVPKQRKTIRLQEYAIGIFTGIVTKSALKKAIKKHLVFVDGKLASTATPIKGSETITLHEDTKAKTGRVFQKKLEVLFEDEYLAAIHKPAGLLVSGNSFKTVGNALEQNIAHSLMTDATKPRPVHRLDYPTTGVLLVGKTRSGILELNRLFEKKEIDKTYYAVAIGEMKKEGFINVPIDGKEALSHFKIIKSVLSDRFGLLNLVKLSPKTGRRHQLRKHMAHIGNPILGDADYGKAGLILKGKGLYLHAFSVEFTHPFSKENVKIKKELPIKFKKIFNTI
- a CDS encoding DUF58 domain-containing protein, whose protein sequence is MKKLIRNIYLEKRFFAILTALILGFIISFIYTDMYGVLKLFFYLFLIALVVDSIMVFGSKGKISGERILPDKFSNGDDNPIRIRIINSYLFKANLKIIDEIPHQFQKRDFGISTKIHPGENKFFDYELRPVERGVYSFGNLNVFAGSPIGLLTRKYTFNKAQEVPVYPSFLQMRKYDLMAFTNRLFEYGLKKIRRIGHTMEFEQIKEYVQGDDIRNINWKATAKKNQLMVNQYQDEKSQPVYSVIDKGRVMKMPFSELSLLDYAINATLVISNIALKKQDKAGMFAFSNKIENRVVAERRSSQMNLILETLYNLNTNFVESDFSRLYVDVKRNLNHRSLLLLYTNFETLDALHRQLPYLQAISKLHLLVVIFFENTELTEFSKERAKTTQQIFEQTIAEKFIYEKKLIVNELRKYGIQTILTKPDNLTVNTINKYLEIKARGLL
- a CDS encoding AAA family ATPase, which gives rise to MEDQNQEQQQPKAPENNPLEFSNRIDLSKLREAVTLVKSELGKVIIGQQDMIELLMISILANGHSLIEGVPGVAKTVTAKLLAKTMNVDFNRIQFTPDLMPSDILGTSIFNVKNSEFEFKKGPIFSNIILIDEINRAPAKTQAALFEAMAERQITIDNMEYEMEPPFLVFATQNPVEQEGTYRLPEAQLDRFLFKINVQYPSLEEEVQILESKHRQKNMDVESMIVSVLSAEQIAEYQDTIKEIIIEDNLLKYIASIVNSTRTNANLYLGASPRASIAIMDASKALAAINGRDFVTPDDIKHVAGPIMAHRIILTPEREMEGFTAEKVVQQIVDSIEVPR
- a CDS encoding DUF4350 domain-containing protein — protein: MDRRSKIVIGLFVVVLLGIIITEIVRPKPLNWKPSYTASDKIPFGCFILYSELGQLFPDTDISKIDETIYEVLSQRDTKKTTNLMLINNTINMDEQETHKLLDYVDKGNDVFIASTYFSYTLSDTLNVNVNSYYGIKEDSVTVSLTNKKFSQERFYYTKGQNESYFSRIDTTQTTILGHIAFKEDKNLISGPKGQSRKEANFIQVKFGDGNFYLNTLPIAYTNYYLLKGQKDYVSHTFSYLRDRPLFWDNYKKSGRIVIDSPMRFVLTQASLKWAYYLTIVGLVIFVIFKAKREQRIIPVIEPLENSSVEFAKTVGSLYHQNKDFSNLIFKKLNYFLEFVRSRYYLDTNTINDKTAQDLASKSGKSITETKELLDMILYLKDKKQHTEQDLIELNKKITAFKQ
- a CDS encoding DUF4129 domain-containing protein: MFSLYTSLVFCQREGDSIVLKVDKEQVLTSRSLSELNETYNGEEFNYDVNEGEAQNLLARAINWFFDLLKNTFGIDLPPEAFRLLEYLIYILMAALVIYLLVKFFIGEKFSSIFSKKATTLLDINLSEEHIENLDLDALLQSALVQKDYRLAIRFQYLKTLKLLSQKNIIDWHYEKTNLDYQREIQTPKIRSLFTDVSYLYDYIWYGEQELDETKYNAADIKFTALKTVIPQ
- a CDS encoding stage II sporulation protein M, whose product is MREAAFVKQNKEKWIAFEKAINLNSNIDPDELADGYIHLTNDLAYAQTYYAESKTLLYLNSLASQAHQKIYKNKKESRNRIIDFWKTEFPLFFLQYHKTLGVAFLIFAIATAIGSVSALNDSNFVRLILGDAYVNTTLNNIANGDPTAIYKGGSEIGTFLGITINNIRVAFLAFAFGVITSLGTAYILFSNGVMLGAFVTFFYTKGVFFEANKQIWLHGTIEISVIIIAGCAGLIMGNSILFPKTFSRRVSFMKGAKDGLKVVVSTIPFFIIAGFIEGFITRYSGMPNWLAFLIIGTSLALIVFYYILYPITLNKIDAKYSQKQLHRT